The window TCATCAATGAATATCCCTATAATGAAATTGATGAAGACATACTGGAATCATATAATGTTAAACTGACTGTGCATGCTCCTCTTTCTGATATTAACTTGGCATCCCATAACCAAGCCATACGCACATCCTCTATTGGTGAGGTTAAAAAATCTATGGACAGGGCTGTGAGATGGGATTCTGAGTTGGTAGTAGTTCATCCAGGGAGTATGCCTGTTTTAGGTAGGAAAATTGAGGAAAAAATCTTCCAGTACAATTACGAGTCCCTGCAGGAACTGTCTAGCTATGCAGATGATTGTGGAGTTTACATGTGTGTGGAGAACATGCCAGTGATAGAAGGCCTCCTATTCCAGGATTTAAAGGAATTGAATTCACTGTTAGAAGATATAGGTACATATATGACTTTAGATGTAGGCCATGCCCATAATTCAGGTTTTTCCCCTCAAGATATGGTTCAATACCCCCTGATAAAACACATTCACCTTAGTGATAACGATGGAACATGGGACCATCATAACGCACTGGGCACTGGGAGTATAGACTTTGATTCATTGTTTGAAGCTTTGAATGATGTTAACTATGATGGTGTTCTGGTGGTGGAAGTGAAAAACCCCCAGGATGTTGTTGAAAGTCTAAAATACATTGAAAATAAAGTATAACACTATTTTAACATTTTTTTAAACTAAATAGAATTTTAACATTATATTAAACCTAAAACAGAATTTAGTAGGTTAAATTTTTTTAAAAAAATGAAAAATTAAAATCATACCAAAAAAATTGGAGTGGTTGTTTCTAGAACAACCAGTGTTCACCTATTTTATCCAGGTGGTATTGGAGAACAGTTTTATTTACTGTCACATTACCAACACTCCACCCCATATTAACAGTTTTTTCAGGATTTTTAGTCTTAATCAACGATTTTA is drawn from Methanobacterium petrolearium and contains these coding sequences:
- a CDS encoding sugar phosphate isomerase/epimerase family protein: MKIGVSNLAFYPETFTRILEYLEAKGVGFCEIINEYPYNEIDEDILESYNVKLTVHAPLSDINLASHNQAIRTSSIGEVKKSMDRAVRWDSELVVVHPGSMPVLGRKIEEKIFQYNYESLQELSSYADDCGVYMCVENMPVIEGLLFQDLKELNSLLEDIGTYMTLDVGHAHNSGFSPQDMVQYPLIKHIHLSDNDGTWDHHNALGTGSIDFDSLFEALNDVNYDGVLVVEVKNPQDVVESLKYIENKV